A window of the Lactuca sativa cultivar Salinas chromosome 7, Lsat_Salinas_v11, whole genome shotgun sequence genome harbors these coding sequences:
- the LOC111884737 gene encoding receptor-like protein kinase BRI1-like 3, whose amino-acid sequence MKGSFSFSFLVMVTCFCSALVMSQEDDVRRLLSFKKSSVDSDTNGVLSDWMSTSTSSPCSWRGVVCSKDSRVTAVNLTGGYLSGTLNLSDLMSISTLTDIYFAGNYFSGNLSFSSSSCSLQTIDLSANNFSATVDVQSLFLTCTSLRSLSLSKNKLSDSSVLSVSLSNCANMIMLNFSGNKFAGNLPSTLASCKYLSSLDLSNNWLSGDIPIGFIPKGPFTLKFLDLSGNNLTGKFQNLDFGSCQNLTVINLSRNEISGSGFPFSFTNCHLLERFDISHNALRMKIPGVMIGNFKSLKSLSLAYNQFFGEIPSEVGNACSTLEELDLSGNQLTDALPSTFRSCASLSTLNLAHNYLSGDFLTTVVSSMSSLKYLSASFNNITGNLPMALANCSQLQVIDLSSNDFTGNIPSEFCSATTPFSSLEKLLLANNYLSGIIPSNLGSCKTLQTIDLSFNSLTGAIPSEIWNLPMILDVVMWANNLTGEIPEGICVKGGNLQTLILNNNLITGTLPNSIASCTNLLWVSLSNNKLTGEIPNGIGNLINLAILQLGNNSLTGGVPLGLGKCKSLIWLDLNSNSLDGMLPKELADSAGFVSPGPVSGKQFAFVRNEGGTACRFAGGLVEFEGIRKERLEGFLNYHFCPSTRIYSGLTMYNYGSNGSMIYLDLSYNLLTGSIPESYGSLSYLQVLDLKNNNLTGDIPSSLGNLKTALLLDLSHNSLQGFIPGSLGGLSFLNDFDVSNNNLTGPIPAGGQLTTFPAEKYQNNSGLCGLPLIPCGSVNGHSGVKHGRKRTASMATGVVVGILVSLICIMILTFILFKMKRYQKKVETRDKYIESLSTSGSSSWKLSGVPEPLSINIATFEKPLRKLTFGHLLEATNGFSADTLIGSGGFGDVYKAQLKDGSVVAIKKLIHVTSQGDREFMAEMETIGKIKHRNLVPLLGYCKIGEERLLVYEYMKWGSLEAVLHDRVKGGGCVPILNWGSRKKIAIGSARGLAFLHHSCIPHIIHRDMKSSNVLLDEDFEARVSDFGMARLVNALDTHLSVSTLAGTPGYVPPEYYQSFRCTAKGDVYSYGVVLLELLSGKKPIDTMEFGDDNNLVGWAKQLQRERRIRDILDPELLSDKACESELFHCLKISFQCVDDKSWRRPTMIQVMAMFKELQEDSGSDILDGMSMKSSVIDESQEKDHN is encoded by the coding sequence ATGAAGGGATCGTTTTCGTTTAGCTTTCTGGTTATGGTGACGTGTTTTTGTTCTGCTTTGGTTATGAGTCAAGAAGACGATGTCCGGAGATTATTGTCGTTCAAGAAATCGTCTGTTGATTCTGATACAAACGGTGTTTTATCAGACTGGATGTCTACATCGACGTCGTCGCCGTGTTCATGGCGGGGGGTGGTTTGTTCGAAAGACAGCCGCGTCACCGCCGTCAATCTCACCGGTGGATACCTCTCCGGTACACTTAACCTCTCTGATCTCATGTCGATTTCCACTCTTACTGATATTTATTTCGCCGGAAACTATTTCTCCGGGAAcctttctttctcttcttcttcttgttcgcTTCAAACGATTGATTTATCGGCGAATAACTTCTCGGCGACTGTGGACGTTCAGTCGTTGTTTCTGACATGCACCAGCCTTCGTTCTCTAAGCTTATCAAAAAACAAACTTTCCGATTCTTCAGTTCTGTCTGTTTCTCTCTCCAACTGTGCGAATATGATCATGCTTAATTTCTCCGGCAATAAGTTCGCCGGAAACCTTCCGAGCACTCTCGCTTCTTGCAAGTATCTTTCATCTCTAGACCTTTCCAACAACTGGCTTTCAGGTGATATACCTATTGGTTTTATCCCCAAAGGACCATTCACTCTTAAATTCCTTGATCTTTCCGGCAACAACCTCACCGGAAAATTCCAAAATCTTGACTTTGGGAGCTGCCAGAATCTTACTGTGATTAATCTTTCTAGAAACGAAATCTCCGGGAGTGGTTTCCCGTTTAGCTTCACAAACTGTCACCTTCTCGAGCGGTTTGACATCAGCCACAATGCTTTACGTATGAAGATTCCGGGGGTGATGATCGGAAATTTTAAGAGTTTAAAAAGCCTGTCGTTAGCTTACAATCAGTTTTTCGGGGAGATTCCGTCGGAGGTTGGGAACGCTTGCAGCACACTCGAGGAACTTGATCTTTCCGGCAACCAATTAACCGACGCGCTTCCGTCGACATTCCGTTCATGTGCTTCACTCTCGACGCTCAATCTGGCTCACAATTATCTCTCCGGCGACTTTTTAACGACTGTCGTAAGTTCCATGTCGAGTTTGAAGTATCTGTCGGCGTCGTTCAACAACATCACCGGGAATTTACCGATGGCGTTAGCAAACTGTAGTCAGCTTCAAGTCATCGACTTGAGTTCTAATGATTTTACAGGGAACATACCTTCTGAATTCTGTTCAGCAACGACGCCGTTTTCGTCACTCGAGAAGTTACTGTTGGCTAATAATTACCTATCGGGAATTATACCAAGTAATCTCGGAAGCTGTAAAACTTTGCAAACGATTGATCTCAGTTTCAACAGCCTCACCGGCGCAATTCCGTCGGAAATATGGAATCTCCCGATGATTTTGGACGTCGTAATGTGGGCTAATAACCTCACCGGTGAAATCCCGGAGGGAATTTgcgtcaaaggaggaaaccttcaAACGTTGATTTTGAACAACAATCTTATCACCGGAACACTCCCGAATTCAATCGCGAGTTGCACGAATCTGCTTTGGGTTTCGCTTTCGAACAACAAACTCACCGGAGAAATCCCAAACGGAATCGGGAATTTAATCAATCTCGCTATTCTTCAATTGGGGAACAATTCACTAACCGGCGGCGTTCCGTTAGGGCTTGGGAAGTGTAAAAGCTTGATTTGGCTCGATTTGAATAGTAATTCTCTCGATGGGATGCTCCCGAAAGAACTTGCCGATTCAGCCGGTTTTGTTTCTCCGGGACCGGTCTCCGGGAAACAGTTTGCGTTCGTGAGGAATGAAGGTGGCACCGCCTGTAGATTCGCCGGAGGATTGGTTGAATTTGAAGGGATACGAAAAGAGAGACTCGAAGGGTTTCTGAATTACCATTTTTGTCCATCCACCAGAATCTATTCCGGTTTGACAATGTACAATTACGGAAGTAACGGCAGCATGATCTACCTTGACCTGTCGTACAATCTGTTAACCGGAAGTATTCCTGAAAGCTATGGTTCCTTAAGCTACTTGCAGGTTTTGGATTTGAAGAACAATAATCTCACCGGAGATATTCCATCCAGTCTTGGGAACTTAAAAACAGCTCTTCTTCTCGATCTTTCTCATAATTCTCTGCAAGGATTCATCCCGGGATCATTAGGAGGTCTCTCGTTTCTCAACGACTTCGACGTGTCAAACAACAATCTCACCGGCCCGATCCCTGCCGGCGGACAGCTCACCACTTTCCCGGCGGAGAAATACCAGAACAATTCCGGTCTCTGTGGGTTGCCATTGATTCCTTGCGGTTCCGTAAACGGCCATTCCGGTGTTAAACATGGACGAAAGAGAACAGCCTCCATGGCCACAGGAGTGGTGGTCGGGATTTTGGTGTCTCTTATATGCATCATGATCCTTACATTTATTCTATTCAAAATGAAACGATACCAAAAGAAGGTGGAAACTCGAGATAAATACATCGAAAGCCTGTCGACTTCCGGAAGCAGCAGCTGGAAACTCTCCGGTGTTCCAGAACCTTTAAGCATCAACATCGCCACCTTCGAGAAGCCATTGAGAAAATTAACATTCGGCCATTTACTCGAAGCTACAAATGGTTTCAGCGCCGACACATTAATCGGCTCCGGTGGGTTTGGGGACGTTTACAAAGCTCAATTAAAAGATGGAAGTGTCGTCGCCATTAAAAAGCTTATACACGTCACAAGTCAAGGAGATAGAGAATTCATGGCGGAAATGGAAACAATCGGGAAAATCAAACATCGTAATCTGGTTCCTTTATTAGGGTACTGTAAAATCGGTGAAGAACGACTTTTGGTTTACGAGTACATGAAATGGGGAAGTTTAGAAGCTGTTCTTCACGATCGAGTCAAAGGTGGTGGTTGTGTTCCAATTCTAAATTGGGGATCGAGAAAGAAGATAGCTATTGGATCAGCAAGAGGGTTAGCGTTTCTTCACCATAGTTGTATACCTCATATTATTCATCGTGATATGAAATCCTCCAATGTTCTTCTCGATGAAGATTTTGAAGCTAGGGTTTCAGATTTTGGAATGGCGAGACTTGTGAACGCATTAGACACTCATTTAAGTGTGAGTACACTCGCCGGAACTCCAGGATATGTCCCGCCGGAATACTACCAGAGTTTCCGGTGTACTGCAAAAGGAGATGTTTACAGCTATGGAGTTGTGCTTTTAGAGCTTCTCTCCGGGAAAAAACCGATTGATACAATGGAGTTTGGTGATGATAATAACCTTGTTGGATGGGCGAAACAGTTGCAGAGAGAAAGAAGAATACGTGATATTTTGGATCCTGAATTGTTATCAGATAAAGCATGTGAATCTGAATTGTTTCATTGTTTGAAGATTTCGTTTCAGTGTGTTGATGATAAGTCATGGAGAAGGCCGACAATGATTCAGGTGATGGCGATGTTTAAAGAGTTGCAGGAAGATTCAGGGAGTGATATTCTTGATGGGATGTCAATGAAAAGTTCAGTGATTGATGAATCTCAAGAGAAAGATCACAACTGA